The genomic segment TGTTATCACCAACCCGGAAATCTGCGCTCTCCTATTGTTTAATGACCCCGGCTGCTTGAACGAAGAAGAATATAATCAAAAAAAAGAAAAGGAACGGTCGGATAATATTGATAATTCCATAGTACGCTCCCGGCAGATAAATGTCCTGAATAATTTTATAAAACACATTATTGAATTAAACAAACCTGTTGTGTTTGGTTTAAGGGGAATAATATCAACGCCATTTTTTGGTGCAAGCCTTGCTGCAGATTTCAGGTTCGCTGATGAAAATATGTGTTTTCTATTATCTCATTTAAAACATGCCAAACATCCCAGCGGTGCATTACCGTTTTTTCTACCAAAATATGTCGGGCAAGGCAAAGCGACTGAGATTTTATTTACTTCGCAAAAAATAAATTCCAGTGAGGCCCTAACACTTTCACTCATTAATGAAATATTTTCCGAAGAAGATTTTGAAACAAGGTGTATTCTTGAAACAAAAAAACTTTCAGGAATAACTCCAAGTATTTTAAGGGCTACAAAAAGGTTGCTAATAGGATATGAAAAGGAGTTAAATGATTATTTTGAAAATGAGAGCAAGTTTATTCTTATTTAAAAACAAAAATTTTTCTTTTCACAATTTGAAAGCCACAAAACTTACATTTCTTTATTTTTACTTACCATTGGTTGGTCAGGAAAATCTTAACAATTTTTCATGGCAGATTGGCGAAGAACTTAGCTATAAAGTATCCTGGGGTTTTATTCCTGTGGGTACACTAAACTTATCTATTCTTGATACTATGCAGATTGATGTTCAAAAAACATATCATGTCCGCTTAAATATCGATTCTAACCCCTGGCTATTTTTTGTAAACATGCACAGCACCTTTGATGGATATTTATTGAATAATACTTTCCCAAGACGTCTGGTTGTGCAGGAAGAAATAGATGGTATGAATTATAAGAGCCGATACGACTTTGATTACACGAATAATATTATAAACAGCCATTATGAAAGTATTGAAGATACCTCTGTAAATATTGATACTGGAAAAGTTATGGATAAGAAATATCAAGATGGTATGTCGATTATTTATTATGCCCGCGCTAATTGCCATAAGAATAATCAGGAACAATTAAATCTTTTTTATGAGGCCAAAGAAGGTTTGCTGGATATAAATTTTACAGGGCAAGTTGACAGTATCGAAACCGACTTTTCTGAAACAAAGATACCTGCCTTTTACCTTAATGGTGAAGCCCATTTTAAAGCGATTGCAGGTTTTACGGGAAAATATGAAGGATGGTTTAGCAATGATAAACAACGCATACCCCTTGCTGCAAGAATGGAAGTATTTCTTGGAAGTGTTTATTTAGAATTGGAGAAGAAAAAATAACAAATCTGGGTAGGCAATTATGAAGATAAAGGAAAAACAACAACGACTGACAAACTCAATGGAAAAAATGCTTATCAAGATGAATGAGGTTACTAATGTTTGTCTGATTTCAAATGAAGGTCTTGATAAGCGCGACCTTTCCATAATTTGTTTTATTGCAAAGAACGGCGAAGTTATAATGCGTGAAATCGCTGATTTCCTCTCTATTCCAGTAAGTACTTTAACAAGTATTATCGATAAATTGGTTCAAAAAAAATATCTATACCGATTTAATCCATCAGACGACCGGCGTATCGTTAAAGTTAAATTGACTGATTCTGGAGTGACTTCCTATAAGGAGTTTAAATCATATAAAGAAAAATTAAGTGTCATGATGCTATCAGTTCTTCCAGAAAAAGAACAGGATCATTTGGTTGAGCTGTTAGAGAAAATTTCAAATCAAACATTCAACCTTTAAACTGAATTTTCGTTGTGATGTTAGATAAGCAATCTTTGGCAGCTTTTATTCAGAAACGGAAGTAAGAGAATGATAATACATGATAAAATTTCTGCTTTACTCCCATTGGAGTTACCTCTTTCTATTCGCTCATTTGTTTCCAACGGTGACAAAAACAGGATTGACATTCGTTATTTTTTCGACCCGAAAAACAAACATTTTTACGCAAAAGTAATTTTTGGAGATTTGGCGCAGGGCCCACCTGATCATGCACATGGTGGGGCAATTGCTTCAATTATTGATGAAGTAATGGGCGGATGTGCGTGGAGTAACAAATTATATGCAATGACGGCCAATTTAGATATAACCTATTTGAAAGCTATAAAACTAAATGAGGAAGTTTTTGTGGAAGCTTGGATTGAAAGCATTGATAATAAAAAAATGAAAGTTAATGCTATTATCCAAAAGCAAAATGGAGATATGTTAGTAAAAGCAAAAGGACTTTTTATTAGGCAATCGGTAGAAAAATTTAAAGCAATGGGTTTTATTCCAGATGAGCTGTTTCAAGAGTAGATTTGTTTTCTCAAGTAATCCTTTTTCCATGTTCTCTCCTTTTAGTTAAACTGCACTTATTCTATCCAATTTTCAGGCCACGCATTGAAAGGGTTCCATAGTGGAATTTTTCATAAAAATAAGAACTTTCTTCATCTTTTTCCTGAAGTGCAACAGTATAAATTAGTGGGAAATAATGGCTTGGTTCAGGTACGGCTAATTGAGCGGATTTTCCAATGTGTTGATAATTTATTAATCCTTGATGGTCTTTGTCATCTATAAATTTCTTTATAACGCTGTCAAATTCCAACGTCCAGTCTCGTGGTTTGGCATTTATATCATGAATATCTACAACTTGCAGGTTGTGGGTTATATTACCACTTCCGATTATAAG from the Calditrichota bacterium genome contains:
- a CDS encoding PaaI family thioesterase; amino-acid sequence: MIIHDKISALLPLELPLSIRSFVSNGDKNRIDIRYFFDPKNKHFYAKVIFGDLAQGPPDHAHGGAIASIIDEVMGGCAWSNKLYAMTANLDITYLKAIKLNEEVFVEAWIESIDNKKMKVNAIIQKQNGDMLVKAKGLFIRQSVEKFKAMGFIPDELFQE
- a CDS encoding DUF3108 domain-containing protein, encoding MIILKMRASLFLFKNKNFSFHNLKATKLTFLYFYLPLVGQENLNNFSWQIGEELSYKVSWGFIPVGTLNLSILDTMQIDVQKTYHVRLNIDSNPWLFFVNMHSTFDGYLLNNTFPRRLVVQEEIDGMNYKSRYDFDYTNNIINSHYESIEDTSVNIDTGKVMDKKYQDGMSIIYYARANCHKNNQEQLNLFYEAKEGLLDINFTGQVDSIETDFSETKIPAFYLNGEAHFKAIAGFTGKYEGWFSNDKQRIPLAARMEVFLGSVYLELEKKK
- a CDS encoding winged helix-turn-helix transcriptional regulator, which codes for MKIKEKQQRLTNSMEKMLIKMNEVTNVCLISNEGLDKRDLSIICFIAKNGEVIMREIADFLSIPVSTLTSIIDKLVQKKYLYRFNPSDDRRIVKVKLTDSGVTSYKEFKSYKEKLSVMMLSVLPEKEQDHLVELLEKISNQTFNL
- a CDS encoding enoyl-CoA hydratase/isomerase family protein, which translates into the protein MKNQISFVYEDQDFKSYLDGNIGIIKLKCNAYEIVRDYSESEYLFSILENVITNPEICALLLFNDPGCLNEEEYNQKKEKERSDNIDNSIVRSRQINVLNNFIKHIIELNKPVVFGLRGIISTPFFGASLAADFRFADENMCFLLSHLKHAKHPSGALPFFLPKYVGQGKATEILFTSQKINSSEALTLSLINEIFSEEDFETRCILETKKLSGITPSILRATKRLLIGYEKELNDYFENESKFILI